One window of Chamaesiphon minutus PCC 6605 genomic DNA carries:
- the trpC gene encoding indole-3-glycerol phosphate synthase TrpC, with product MKIRRRPPSSSVNVGPLEYQIIVPENQPNHILEEIVWDKEREVPVLRDKMPLDKLKKQVSVMPPPLDFLGALKSGKTSPAVIAEVKKASPSRGVIRADFDAVEIAKSYQRGGASCLSVLTDRTFFQGSFENLAAVRQAVDLPLLCKEFIIYAYQIYYARAHGADAVLLIATILEDTDLQYFLKIVHALGMTALIEVHTQEEFDRVLKLNGVKLIGINNRNLADFSVDLQTTQMLLASRQQELEERGILIVSESGLHTAEDLKIVVEAGASAVLIGESLVKQDDPGQAIVDMFASST from the coding sequence AATGTCGGCCCACTAGAATATCAGATTATAGTTCCTGAAAATCAACCCAACCATATTCTCGAAGAAATAGTCTGGGATAAAGAACGGGAAGTTCCCGTGCTGCGGGATAAAATGCCCCTAGACAAGTTAAAAAAACAAGTAAGTGTAATGCCACCGCCATTAGACTTTCTGGGTGCTCTCAAGTCAGGAAAGACCAGTCCGGCGGTAATTGCCGAAGTCAAAAAGGCTTCCCCCAGTCGTGGGGTAATTAGAGCCGATTTTGATGCTGTCGAGATTGCCAAATCTTATCAGCGGGGTGGGGCGAGTTGTTTGTCGGTGTTGACCGATCGAACCTTCTTTCAGGGTAGTTTTGAAAATTTGGCAGCCGTTCGTCAAGCTGTAGATTTACCGCTGCTGTGTAAGGAATTTATTATCTATGCTTACCAGATCTATTACGCACGCGCTCACGGTGCGGATGCGGTATTGTTGATTGCCACAATTTTAGAAGATACCGATTTGCAATATTTTCTGAAGATCGTCCATGCGTTGGGGATGACAGCTCTGATTGAGGTGCATACTCAAGAAGAATTCGATCGGGTGTTGAAATTAAATGGCGTCAAACTGATTGGCATTAATAACCGCAATCTCGCTGATTTTAGCGTCGATTTACAAACCACTCAGATGCTGTTGGCATCGCGACAGCAGGAGCTAGAGGAGCGCGGCATCCTCATTGTCAGCGAATCTGGGCTGCATACGGCTGAAGATCTTAAAATAGTAGTCGAGGCTGGAGCTAGTGCGGTACTAATTGGGGAATCCTTAGTAAAGCAGGACGATCCCGGACAAGCGATCGTCGATATGTTTGCCTCATCAACGTAG
- a CDS encoding DUF5340 domain-containing protein, which produces MDRINLPSLVHYELTLQVLERQTMTIADRDPIVRERVQQLIVTLRKALSQQKLLEDICSHRQLEVEHVWGLNSVIGNNEVMTRD; this is translated from the coding sequence ATGGATCGCATTAATTTACCATCGCTAGTACATTACGAACTAACTTTACAAGTACTCGAACGCCAAACTATGACGATTGCCGATCGCGATCCGATCGTCAGAGAGCGAGTCCAACAACTTATCGTTACTCTTCGCAAAGCTCTGTCTCAACAAAAACTTTTAGAAGATATCTGCAGCCATCGACAGTTGGAGGTAGAACATGTGTGGGGACTTAACTCTGTCATTGGCAACAATGAAGTGATGACGCGAGATTAG
- a CDS encoding NblA/ycf18 family protein, whose translation MDIPIGLSIEQEFSLRVYKEQVDRLDLSTTQELLLEVLRQSMVKENLLRELIKNGI comes from the coding sequence ATGGACATTCCCATCGGTCTAAGCATTGAGCAAGAATTCAGTTTGAGAGTTTATAAAGAACAGGTCGATCGACTAGACTTATCAACTACGCAAGAACTGTTACTAGAGGTTTTGCGTCAATCGATGGTCAAGGAAAACTTATTAAGAGAATTAATTAAGAATGGTATTTAG
- a CDS encoding SDR family oxidoreductase: MYDSIDKNNPFGESSSALDMGLLTKLISQQTQNRLLFGNMAILGCGYVGSAVADYWQDRGHDVTGTTTSRERIAALSEIVSKVVLMKGDNLTAVQSLLEGRDTLLVSVAPTGAQVASEAAYADTYINTTKILVDALDQAPNVKQIIYLSSCSVYGDRQGAWVDETTHIDPLEHNGHVLHQAEQIILQAANQHQKVCVLRLGGIYGPDRELVSMFGGMAGMTMPGKGDRVINWIHRDDIVGAIEFARLNELEGIYNLVDDSQLTVKEQVKRVCTAYGLPQVQWDASKLSLQRKSLQVSNQKIKAAGYDFIHPQLLV; this comes from the coding sequence ATGTACGACTCCATCGACAAAAATAATCCTTTTGGTGAATCTAGCTCAGCATTGGACATGGGTCTCCTCACCAAGTTAATCAGTCAGCAGACTCAGAATCGTCTGCTGTTCGGGAACATGGCTATTCTGGGCTGTGGCTATGTGGGCAGTGCTGTCGCTGATTATTGGCAAGATCGGGGACATGATGTGACGGGTACGACCACAAGTAGAGAACGGATAGCGGCACTTTCGGAAATCGTCTCCAAAGTAGTTTTAATGAAAGGGGATAACCTCACGGCGGTACAGTCGCTACTTGAAGGTCGAGATACTTTGTTAGTCAGCGTCGCTCCCACAGGTGCTCAAGTAGCATCTGAAGCGGCTTATGCAGATACCTACATCAACACGACCAAAATTTTGGTCGATGCTCTAGACCAAGCTCCAAATGTCAAGCAAATTATCTACTTGAGTAGCTGCTCTGTCTATGGCGATCGGCAGGGAGCATGGGTAGATGAGACTACTCATATCGACCCACTAGAACACAACGGCCATGTGCTACATCAAGCAGAACAAATCATTCTACAGGCAGCTAATCAGCACCAAAAAGTCTGCGTGCTGCGCCTGGGTGGAATTTATGGTCCCGATCGAGAGCTAGTTAGTATGTTTGGCGGTATGGCTGGAATGACGATGCCAGGTAAGGGAGATCGCGTCATTAATTGGATTCACCGCGATGATATCGTCGGTGCAATCGAATTTGCACGGTTAAATGAGCTAGAGGGAATTTATAATCTAGTTGATGATAGCCAGCTCACTGTCAAAGAACAGGTCAAGCGGGTCTGTACTGCTTACGGTCTGCCCCAAGTCCAGTGGGATGCCTCCAAATTAAGTCTTCAGCGTAAAAGCTTGCAAGTCAGCAATCAGAAGATCAAAGCAGCAGGATACGATTTTATTCACCCCCAACTGCTTGTTTAG
- the proB gene encoding glutamate 5-kinase, translating to MSDTLVIKVGTSSLTRSDGRLALATIAALIETIVDLRAQGYQIVLVSSGAVGVGAARLGMTERPKTIALKQAAAAVGQGIIMRVYDDLFREHQQPVAQILLTRGDLDRRSSYINAYNTFQELFRLGVMPIVNENDTVAVDELKFGDNDTLSARVASLIDADWLFLLTDVDRLYSADPRKFPDAQPIFQIDRIEDLTALQVQTGGKGSEWGTGGMETKIAAAAIATGAGVKTAITHGQFPQYIERILHGEPLGTQFTPQLRAANARKRWIAHGLIAVGKIYLDAGAVAAISTGGKSLLPAGIARIEGEFEATDAVQLCDASGKEIARGIVNYSSSELDRIQGHRSTDIIDLLGYLGEETVVHRDNLVLS from the coding sequence ATGTCTGACACCTTAGTAATAAAAGTTGGTACGTCGAGTCTGACTCGTAGTGACGGGAGATTGGCATTAGCAACAATCGCGGCTTTAATCGAGACGATCGTCGATCTCCGCGCCCAAGGATATCAAATTGTTTTAGTATCTTCGGGTGCGGTTGGAGTTGGCGCGGCGCGGCTGGGCATGACCGAACGTCCGAAAACAATCGCCCTCAAACAAGCTGCCGCTGCCGTAGGACAAGGGATTATCATGCGGGTATATGATGATTTGTTTCGCGAGCACCAGCAGCCAGTCGCCCAAATCCTGCTCACGCGGGGAGATCTCGACAGGCGCAGCAGTTATATCAATGCTTACAATACTTTCCAAGAGCTATTCCGCCTCGGCGTAATGCCGATCGTTAATGAAAACGATACCGTCGCCGTAGACGAGTTAAAATTTGGCGATAACGATACCCTCTCGGCGCGGGTAGCCAGCCTCATCGACGCTGACTGGTTATTTTTACTCACGGATGTAGATAGGTTATACTCCGCCGACCCCCGTAAATTTCCCGACGCCCAACCGATTTTCCAGATCGATCGAATCGAGGATTTAACAGCTTTGCAAGTCCAAACAGGGGGAAAGGGTTCGGAATGGGGAACGGGGGGTATGGAGACTAAAATAGCCGCCGCTGCGATTGCAACTGGCGCGGGTGTCAAAACGGCAATCACCCACGGGCAATTTCCGCAGTATATCGAGCGGATTCTCCACGGCGAACCGCTGGGAACTCAATTTACCCCACAATTGCGCGCCGCGAATGCCAGGAAACGCTGGATCGCACATGGGTTAATTGCCGTAGGTAAAATTTATTTGGATGCTGGTGCGGTGGCGGCAATTAGTACTGGTGGTAAATCTCTATTACCCGCTGGGATCGCGCGGATTGAAGGTGAGTTTGAGGCGACAGATGCAGTTCAACTTTGCGATGCATCGGGCAAAGAAATCGCACGGGGGATTGTTAATTACAGTAGCAGCGAACTCGATCGGATTCAGGGACATCGATCGACTGATATTATCGATCTACTCGGCTATCTAGGCGAAGAAACAGTCGTGCATCGCGATAATTTGGTGTTGAGCTAG
- a CDS encoding YqeG family HAD IIIA-type phosphatase, with protein MTLFPLLQPDLVLGGSVLDLTLEILERNQIKGLVLDVDDTIVPIGIDLARPELTRWVEQIKKIGPLWLVTNNPSQVRIGAIAESLSVPYFHSAAKPSRRKLRQAVAAMSIDPSQVAMVGDRLFTDVLAGNRLGMFTILIEPIVDEESVIGFQAIRSVEFAIARALGISLAAKK; from the coding sequence ATGACCCTATTCCCCCTCCTCCAACCTGATTTAGTTCTCGGCGGTTCCGTCTTAGACTTAACCTTAGAGATTCTGGAACGAAATCAGATTAAAGGCTTAGTATTAGATGTCGATGATACCATCGTCCCGATCGGGATCGATTTAGCGCGACCGGAATTGACTAGATGGGTCGAACAGATCAAAAAAATTGGCCCACTCTGGCTAGTGACGAATAATCCCAGCCAGGTCAGGATTGGGGCAATTGCCGAAAGTTTATCCGTACCCTATTTTCATAGTGCCGCCAAACCATCGCGGCGCAAACTCCGTCAAGCAGTAGCAGCCATGAGCATCGATCCCTCCCAGGTGGCGATGGTCGGGGATCGGCTGTTTACAGACGTCTTAGCTGGCAATCGATTGGGGATGTTTACTATTTTGATCGAGCCGATTGTCGATGAAGAATCGGTCATCGGCTTTCAAGCGATCCGCAGCGTCGAGTTCGCGATCGCCAGAGCATTGGGAATTTCTTTGGCCGCGAAGAAATAA
- the mltG gene encoding endolytic transglycosylase MltG codes for MKSRTGELRLKLVQTTPKWLLISTPIALLALIAGGTLWWNSVTAPASSDPNAQSIQIQVKPGASAQAIGRELETKGAIKSQLAWKLWTNWQARQGKGSPQKGTYEVSPNQPLTAVAAQILEGKVIQSGFTIREGWNIKQMGEYFEKQGLFKAADFVAAATEIPKDKFPWLPDGLPHLEGFLFPETYQVPAETITPKGVVTQMLEQFEQVALPEYQKAAATNKLTLLQWVSLSSIVEKEAVVAEERSKIAGVFTTRLAKNMRLESDPTVEYGLGIKQTADRPLTFAQVKRPNPYNTYMNAGIPPGPIASPGIGSLKAVLNPDSTDLLFFVAKYDGTHVFSKTLSEHVAATQAIRRQRQAGNK; via the coding sequence ATGAAATCTAGAACTGGAGAACTACGATTGAAACTAGTCCAAACTACTCCGAAATGGTTATTAATTTCAACCCCCATCGCCTTGCTAGCACTTATAGCTGGTGGTACATTATGGTGGAATAGTGTCACGGCACCCGCTTCTAGCGATCCAAATGCCCAAAGTATCCAAATCCAAGTCAAACCCGGCGCATCGGCGCAAGCAATCGGTCGAGAATTAGAAACTAAAGGTGCGATTAAGTCCCAATTAGCCTGGAAACTTTGGACAAACTGGCAAGCTAGGCAAGGCAAAGGATCGCCCCAAAAGGGTACCTATGAAGTATCGCCGAATCAACCACTAACCGCAGTCGCCGCCCAGATTTTGGAAGGTAAAGTGATCCAATCTGGGTTTACCATCCGTGAGGGTTGGAACATTAAACAGATGGGCGAATACTTTGAAAAGCAAGGCTTATTCAAAGCGGCTGATTTTGTAGCTGCTGCCACAGAAATTCCCAAAGATAAGTTTCCCTGGCTACCCGACGGTTTGCCTCATTTAGAAGGCTTTCTATTTCCCGAAACTTATCAAGTACCTGCTGAGACAATTACCCCCAAAGGTGTCGTCACCCAAATGCTCGAGCAATTCGAGCAGGTAGCTCTACCAGAGTACCAAAAAGCCGCAGCAACGAATAAACTTACGCTCCTGCAATGGGTGAGTTTATCTAGCATTGTCGAAAAAGAAGCCGTAGTTGCCGAAGAACGGTCGAAGATTGCGGGTGTATTTACGACTAGATTGGCCAAAAATATGCGCTTGGAATCCGATCCGACCGTAGAATATGGTTTGGGCATCAAGCAAACTGCCGATCGACCCCTAACTTTTGCCCAAGTCAAACGCCCCAACCCCTATAATACCTACATGAATGCCGGAATTCCCCCTGGCCCGATCGCCAGTCCGGGCATCGGCAGTCTCAAAGCCGTACTCAATCCCGATAGTACCGATTTGTTATTCTTTGTCGCTAAATATGACGGTACGCACGTCTTTAGCAAAACCCTATCGGAGCACGTCGCCGCAACCCAAGCAATCCGTCGGCAACGTCAAGCTGGTAACAAATAA
- a CDS encoding DUF3727 domain-containing protein produces the protein MSSSPQSEDFDDAELVILTDEGGRELPCYIERELELDSKVYLLLLPENAPIEIFAWDEEDDVTELVSVEEEEEIDRIFADAHAVLSEQNLTLKRTAFTLSAVGELPPLDPTEVVTIELDEDDETLQPEEFQILARFYNEEQEYAICTPVDPLLFFGKSDDKGVVSLLSEAEAEQLQPRLEDMLLDEI, from the coding sequence ATGTCCTCATCACCACAGTCTGAAGATTTCGATGATGCTGAGTTAGTTATCCTCACCGATGAAGGAGGGCGCGAGTTGCCTTGTTACATCGAACGCGAACTCGAACTAGATAGCAAAGTTTATTTGCTATTACTACCAGAAAATGCACCAATTGAAATTTTTGCGTGGGATGAAGAAGATGATGTCACGGAGTTAGTCTCCGTGGAAGAAGAAGAAGAGATCGATCGGATCTTTGCCGATGCTCATGCAGTACTCTCCGAGCAAAATCTGACCCTCAAACGCACTGCCTTTACCCTCAGCGCAGTTGGTGAATTACCACCTCTCGATCCGACAGAAGTAGTGACGATCGAACTCGATGAAGATGACGAAACATTACAGCCAGAGGAATTTCAAATTCTGGCCAGATTTTATAACGAAGAACAAGAGTATGCAATTTGTACCCCAGTAGATCCACTCTTATTCTTTGGCAAATCTGATGACAAGGGTGTCGTTTCTCTGCTGTCTGAAGCGGAAGCCGAACAACTCCAACCTCGACTCGAAGACATGCTCTTGGATGAAATCTAG
- the ruvA gene encoding Holliday junction branch migration protein RuvA, with the protein MISYLKGTAIQIQTPTNNRSILVLEVNQIGYELQVPQSMALAVAIDSDIQVFTHQQVREDAISLYGFSSAAERDLFRQLISVSGVGASLAIALLDKLGLADTVAAIVTSNIQRLSTAPGVGKKTAERLALELRSKLGQWRVDSGLSESLPLTSLNATMQAEVEMTLLALGYTNDEIRQALQAISQDSLMVKSQNIEDWLRLAIASIQ; encoded by the coding sequence ATGATTAGCTACCTCAAAGGCACTGCCATTCAAATCCAGACACCGACTAACAATCGATCGATCTTGGTGTTAGAGGTAAACCAAATCGGGTATGAATTGCAAGTACCGCAGAGCATGGCCTTAGCAGTCGCGATCGATAGTGACATTCAGGTGTTTACCCATCAGCAAGTGCGCGAGGATGCGATCTCATTATATGGTTTTAGTTCGGCTGCCGAGCGAGATTTATTTCGACAACTAATCAGTGTCAGTGGCGTGGGGGCAAGTTTGGCGATCGCCTTATTAGATAAACTCGGATTGGCCGATACCGTTGCGGCGATCGTTACTAGTAATATTCAACGTCTGTCTACGGCTCCTGGCGTCGGCAAAAAAACCGCCGAACGTTTAGCCCTCGAATTGCGTAGCAAACTCGGACAATGGCGGGTAGACTCAGGTTTGAGCGAGTCGCTACCCCTAACTAGTTTAAATGCAACAATGCAAGCCGAAGTTGAAATGACATTGTTAGCATTAGGCTATACAAATGATGAAATTCGTCAAGCATTACAAGCAATTAGTCAAGATAGTTTAATGGTCAAAAGTCAAAACATCGAAGACTGGCTGCGCCTTGCGATCGCGAGCATTCAATAG
- a CDS encoding ABC transporter substrate-binding protein has protein sequence MITNPRRRIQPKLALAMALLTAITGLLTTSCTDPKTPGTGGTGGTTTTGSTDGQGLKIGTLLSSTGDLASIAQPLPIAVKMAVDTVNSCGGINGAPVTLISEDDQSDPSAGAAAMTKLSEVDKVAGVVGAFGSGISTAAANVAVQKKVMIVSPGSTSPVFTERAKKGEYQGYWARTAPPDTYQAQAMAQLAIKRGFKRVATIAINNDYGVGFEQQFVTSFKKLGGTVTNEAKPTRYDAKGTTFDSEVKAAFEGKPQAVAALVYPDTGSILLKAAYEQGLSKNVTIMLPDGAYSPKFPDQVGKSTDGKFIIAGSIGTVPGAHGKALEDFNKKWTATGKPLTAYLQHSWDAAALIMLAAQAAKTNTGEGIASQIREIAGGSGEEVSDLCQAITLLKAGKKINYQGASGNVDIDAQGDVIGTYDIWQVEPDGTLKTIDKVDIAGAGSAPKSETKPSAKPAATGN, from the coding sequence ATGATAACTAACCCCCGCAGACGCATCCAGCCAAAACTAGCTTTAGCGATGGCATTATTGACCGCCATTACTGGCTTGTTAACTACCAGTTGCACCGACCCCAAAACGCCAGGAACGGGTGGAACGGGTGGAACGACCACCACAGGTAGCACTGACGGTCAAGGTTTAAAAATTGGGACTTTACTATCTAGTACGGGCGACTTAGCTTCGATCGCGCAACCGCTACCGATCGCCGTTAAAATGGCGGTCGATACCGTCAATAGTTGTGGTGGCATCAACGGCGCACCAGTGACGTTAATCTCAGAAGATGACCAAAGCGATCCGAGTGCAGGAGCTGCGGCAATGACCAAGCTTTCCGAAGTGGATAAAGTAGCGGGTGTCGTCGGTGCATTTGGGAGTGGGATTTCTACCGCAGCCGCTAATGTCGCCGTTCAAAAGAAAGTGATGATAGTCTCCCCTGGAAGTACCAGTCCCGTCTTTACCGAGCGAGCCAAAAAAGGCGAATATCAAGGTTATTGGGCGCGAACTGCCCCACCAGATACCTATCAAGCTCAAGCAATGGCGCAACTAGCCATCAAGAGAGGGTTCAAACGAGTCGCCACGATCGCGATAAATAATGATTATGGCGTTGGCTTTGAACAGCAATTCGTTACCTCCTTCAAAAAATTAGGTGGTACCGTCACTAATGAAGCCAAACCCACCCGCTATGACGCTAAAGGGACCACCTTCGATTCAGAAGTAAAAGCCGCCTTTGAGGGCAAACCCCAAGCTGTAGCAGCACTGGTGTATCCCGATACTGGTTCTATCCTCCTCAAAGCCGCTTACGAGCAAGGTTTGAGCAAAAATGTAACGATTATGCTCCCCGATGGTGCCTACTCGCCAAAATTCCCCGATCAAGTCGGAAAATCAACCGATGGCAAATTCATCATCGCGGGGTCGATCGGTACCGTTCCTGGGGCGCACGGCAAGGCTTTAGAGGACTTTAATAAAAAGTGGACGGCAACTGGAAAACCCCTCACTGCTTATCTTCAACACTCTTGGGATGCTGCGGCACTAATCATGCTCGCGGCGCAAGCAGCTAAAACCAATACTGGCGAAGGCATTGCTAGCCAAATTCGGGAGATTGCAGGCGGCTCTGGCGAAGAGGTTTCCGATCTGTGTCAGGCGATTACTCTGCTCAAAGCTGGTAAAAAAATCAACTATCAAGGTGCCAGTGGTAACGTCGATATCGACGCTCAAGGTGACGTCATTGGTACTTACGATATCTGGCAAGTAGAACCCGATGGTACGCTCAAAACCATCGACAAAGTAGATATTGCTGGAGCTGGTTCGGCACCAAAATCTGAAACTAAGCCAAGTGCTAAACCCGCAGCGACAGGGAATTAG